In the genome of Zobellia nedashkovskayae, the window TACGAAAAGGAAGAAATTGAAAAATATATAAAATGCATCCAACCAAAAATCTCTTCTAAATACCGCCTGATTTTTCCGCCATGGAAAAGCAATTTCCAGAATCCATACCAATGCCGAGAGTACTATAATACCCCAGAAATAATTGGTATACCAAGGAACATCAAACAGGATAGATTTCCATGTCCAATTAAGAGTTCCCAATAGGGAATCTAGAAATGCATCAAAGTATTTTTCCATTGTTAAATAAGCTTTTGCATAATATAGGTCGGAAAAGAATGCTTAATCTTTCAATTCGTACCAATCAATATCTGTAAGAACCGTTCTTCTACCCTTCTTTTGAGGCGGATAATTCGTAACCAGATAATCTATGATAATATCTTCATTTTCTCCTAAGTCCCATAAATTTTGGGTTTCCTGCATCCATTTGATGGTTGCTTTCCAGCGTTCTTTGTTCATTCGGTTCTGGATGACCAGCTTGGCCGAATGACAATTGGTGCAATTTTGAACGATCTCCATCATTCCAGGACCTTCAACGAAACCGGTACGCACGTGAATGCCGTTTTCAATTTTATCAAAATCATCTTCTTCAACTGGTACGGTAACTATTTCTGAATCAGGCTCAGAACCCTTAAAAATTGATATATCTGGGTTTTTTATCAGATACACTAATGCAACGACAAAAACGCCAATACTAGCGCAAACGATAACAAGCACCTTATAAAAACTCCGAAAATCCTTTTTTAGTTTATCATGATTTTGCTTTTCCATCTATGCGATTTTTACAGCTATTCTATGACAAGCATTGTTTAAGTATCCTTTTGGGTTCCAACCGGGAAGCAACATAGGTTGAGCAACACCATTAGAATCAGTAGCCTTTGCCCAAACTTCATAATACCCTTCTTGCGGAAAATCTACCTCTGCAGAAAAATGTTGCCATGCCAAACGGTTCGCAGGTTTATCTAGCACGCATGTTTTCCAAGTAGCTCCAAAATCTATGGAATACTCCATTTTAGCAACCTGTAACTCACCGGCCCAAGCATGTCCTCTAACAGTTAATGTTTTTCCTTTAGAAATGGTAGCACCAGATTTTGGATAGGTAATTAATGATTTTACTGGCATCGATTCAATGATGCACATATCCTCATCAGCTACTTTAGCACCTGGAGCAACAGGCTTACAAGGCATGCGATAGGCAGTACCCGTCATTTTAGTACCGTCATGCACGATATTCCGAACACTTATTCTTTGCAACCATTTACCCGAAACCGAAGCTGGCCACCCTCCAGCAACCACACGAAGTGGATAACCGTGCGCCAAAGGAATATCTTCGCCATTCATTTTAAATGCCAATATAGTTTCATCTTGTAGTGCTTTTGCCATTGGCGCGCCTCGTGAAATGGGTTCTTTTGTAGGGTCTCTACTTAAGTGAATATCTGCTGCGTGATAACCAAAATATACGGCATCATCTTTTATACCTACATCCTCTAGCACATCACGAAGTCTAATACCCGTCCAACTAGCGCAATAAACAGCGCCAATAGTCCATTGGTTTCCTTTAGCTGGCGGATCAAACTCGCTCCTTCCATTACCGCCGCATTCTAAGGTTAATTGGTAGGTGTGTTGTTTAAATTTTGATTTAAGCTCGTCCAAAGTGTAGGTTTTCTTTTGTTTAACAGATTCACCGTCTATGGTAAGCGTCCAGTTCTTTACATCTATCTCTTCTGGTACAAGTCCATTATTACGAATAAAAATATACTTGTTAGGCGTGATGTTATCATCTAACAAATGAGCCTGAGCTTCCATATTCCAAGGCTTGTCGTTCAAAACGACCATTTCCTTGTCTTTGTTGAATAATTTAAAAGGGTCTGGGTCTTGCA includes:
- a CDS encoding monoheme cytochrome C; protein product: MEKQNHDKLKKDFRSFYKVLVIVCASIGVFVVALVYLIKNPDISIFKGSEPDSEIVTVPVEEDDFDKIENGIHVRTGFVEGPGMMEIVQNCTNCHSAKLVIQNRMNKERWKATIKWMQETQNLWDLGENEDIIIDYLVTNYPPQKKGRRTVLTDIDWYELKD
- a CDS encoding sulfite oxidase, translating into MQRRKFIGKAALASLASIVGADIVYGSKMVENYIPLALQDPDPFKLFNKDKEMVVLNDKPWNMEAQAHLLDDNITPNKYIFIRNNGLVPEEIDVKNWTLTIDGESVKQKKTYTLDELKSKFKQHTYQLTLECGGNGRSEFDPPAKGNQWTIGAVYCASWTGIRLRDVLEDVGIKDDAVYFGYHAADIHLSRDPTKEPISRGAPMAKALQDETILAFKMNGEDIPLAHGYPLRVVAGGWPASVSGKWLQRISVRNIVHDGTKMTGTAYRMPCKPVAPGAKVADEDMCIIESMPVKSLITYPKSGATISKGKTLTVRGHAWAGELQVAKMEYSIDFGATWKTCVLDKPANRLAWQHFSAEVDFPQEGYYEVWAKATDSNGVAQPMLLPGWNPKGYLNNACHRIAVKIA